In Thermanaerothrix sp., the genomic window GGTTGACTATGGGGGCGGTGGCGATGTTAGCCCCCGAGGCGTTGGCCCCTATGATGGCCACCACCTTGTCCTGGTCTATCATGCGGCGCACCGCGTTAACCGCGTCCTCGGTCCTGGTCCGCCAGTCGTAGGGAACCAAAACCAACTTCTGCCCCAACACGCCGCCCTTGGCGTTGATCTCCTCCACCGCCAGCTGGGCCGCCCTGAGCTCCGTCTGGCCGTAACCCGCGTAGTCCCCCGTAAGGGCGGTGAGATAACCCACCTTGATCTCCCCCGCAAGGGCACAACCCGCCGCCATGGCAAGAACCGCCACGGCCAAACCTAAAACCCAAAACTTCCTCACTCCACAACACCTCCCGATTGAGGATGTGAAACCTGCTGAAAATTCTACCACGAGGACAGCCGATGCGCATCGGCGGGAACAAACATTAAATAAAGCTTACGGAGAGTTGGGCTTAAAAGTGGAAATTTGCGGTTTATTTTTACTCCAAGGCCTCCTTGAGGAAACTTGCATGTGGTATCATGTACACAAGAGTAGGCCCATCTGGGCCCTCAACACCCCACAGGGAGGGATGGAAGGTGAAGCTCCTAAAGTCCTACGCGGAAAAGTGCGTCCGGTGCGGCGCCTGCATGGCCGCCTGCTCCAAGGCCTATTTTAAGGAGGAGGATCCCGGTCTATCTAGGATTCGGGTCACCGACGTGGGCAGCATGCCCAACATAAACGTTTGCAACCAGTGCGGCGCCTGCATAGAGGTGTGCCCCACCCAGGCCCTGGAGAGGGATAAGAACGGCGTGGTACAGCTTAAAAAAGACAAGTGCACCTCCTGCATGATGTGCGTAGGCTACTGCCCCACCGCCAGCATGCTCTTCAACGCCGCCAAACAGAGCCAGCCCTTCAAGTGCATAGCCTGCGGCCTTTGCGCCAAAGCCTGCCCCACCGGCGCATTGGAGATAATAGGCTGAAATCCATCACCCCGTCTCAAGGGGCCTTATGAAAAACCCCCCAGGGGACCAACGGCAACTAGGGTAATTAAAATTTAAAAAGCAATGCCCTCACGAAAGGAGCGGTAAAAGATTATGGAGAAGATGAAGCTTCTCGCCCAGTGGACCTACACCCCCAAGCCCATCCACAGGGGATACACCAAGGAGGTCTGCTTCGTTGACCTGGGCAACCGGGACGGCAACTACTCCTTCAAGACCAAGTCCCTGTCCGATGAGTTCGTGGAGCGCTTCACCGGCGGCCGCGGCTTCGGGCTTGGGCTTCTCTGGGACGCGGTAAACGAGAACACCAAGTGGGACGACCCGGAGAACGAGATAATAATCTCCGGAGGCCCCCTTTGCGGTATAACCCAGTACCCGGGAGCGGGCAAGTGCTACTCCGTCTTCCTCTCCCCCGCCACCAAACAGACCTACGCCAGCAACGCCGGCGGTTACTTCGGCCCCCTCATCAAGTTCTCCGGGTTCGACTCCTTCGAGCTCAGGGGAATAGCGGACAGGAACGTGATAATATTCGTGGACGGTGACCTTGGAAAGGTGGAGATCTACGAGTCCCCCTTCGATGACAAGTCCAACTCCTACACCATAACCGACGAACTCCACGAATACTTCTCCGCCGAGGACGAGGACCGAGAAAACGGCAAGCGGGCCATTTCGGTGGTATCCACCGGGCAGGCGGCGCACCACAGCTACATATGCGGCATGAACTTCAGCTTCTATGACCTGCGCCGCAAGGTTGCAAGGCTCAAGCAGGCAGGACGCGGAGGCGGCGGCACCGTGCTGCGCCACAAGGGAGTCCACGCCATAGTGGTGAAGAAGCGCAAGGTCACGGGAGTTGAGAACGACCCGGCGGACCTCGCAACCCTCCAGAAGGTGGGCATAAAGCTCCACAAGGAGATCCACGACTACGACGACGTGCAGTGCAAGATGCGCAAGGTGGGCACCGCACACCTCAACGAGGTGATGAACGACTACCACCTGTTGCCGGTTAACAACTACAAGTTCGGCCAGCATCCGGACATAAACAACATCCACTCCGACGTCTACACAAGCCTATTCACCCAGGGGCTTCCGGACGGCTGCTGGTACGGCTGCTCCCTATCCTGCGCCAAGGCAGCGGACCACTTTGAGCTCAAGACCGGTCCCTGGAAGGGCCGCAAGGTCACCGTGGACGGCCCGGAGTACGAAACCGCCGCGTCCCTGGGCTCCGTCATAGGCATCTTCGATCCCAAGTGGACCATAGAGGCCAACTTCTACGCGGACCACTACGGCTTCGACACCATATCCCTGGGCACGATAATCGCCTTCCTGGCGGAGTGCTACGAGCTTGGACTCATAAACGAGGAGCACACCGGTGGGCTTAAGCTCAACTTCGGCAACAAAGACCACATGATGGAGCTCATCCACCGGATGGCGGAGGGCAAGGACGAGTTCGCCGTCGCCGCCAGCCGGGGCATCCGCTACCTTAAGGACTTCCTGAGCGAGAAGTACGGGGCGGACCGGAAGGTGATGGAGGACATCGGCATGGAAGGGCAGGGACTTGAAGTCTCCCAATACCGCTGCCAGGAGTCCATCGCCCAGTGGGGCGGCTACTTCCTCACCCTCAAGGGGCCCCAGCACGACGAGGCCTGGCTCATATTCATGGACATGGTTAACAAGCAGCTCCCCACCTTCGAAGACAAGGCGGAGGCCCTTTACTACTTCCCCAACTTCCGGCTGTGGTTCTCCCTGGTGGGGCTTTGCAAGCTGCCCTGGAACGACATCGAGCCCGCGGACAACCACATCAAGTACAAGGGCATCGAGGCCGCCAAGGTGCCGGAGCACGTGCAGAACTACGTGGACATCTTCAACGCCGTCACCGGCAAGAACATAACCAAGGAGGACATCATCACCCAGTCCGAAAGGGTTTACAACTTCGAGAGAGTGTTCAACCTCAGGATGGGCAAGGGGACCAGGGAGTGGCACAACATACCCGCCAGGGGTCTTGGACCGGTCTTCGAGGACGAGTACATGGCAAGGCCCGACTACTTCGACGACAAGCTGAGAGAAGCTGGGATAAACCCCGAAGGGCTCTCCGTTAAGGAGAAGATAGAGAAGCTCCAGGCCCACAGAAGGGGGCAGTGGGAGCAGTTGGTCGACGCGGTCTACAAGCGCAGGGGTTGGAACAGGAACGGCATCCCCACCCTCGAGACCGTAAAGCGCCTGGGTATAGACACCCCCGAGGTGGTGGAGGTCCTCAAGAAGCACCTCCGCCCGGAGGACGAGTGGGGTAACTGATGGACCGCTTCATCACCGTAAACGGAGACAAACACCCCTGGCGGGAGGGGATGACCGTCCAAGATCTCTTGGACGAAAAACGTTACACCTTCCGCATGTTGTCCGTGTGGATCAACGAAAAACCGGTGGAAAGGGATCGCTTCGCCTCCACCACCATACCGGAGGGGGCTAAGGTCCAAGTGGTGCACATGATAAGCGGAGGTTAGGAAGGGGCAAATACACAAATCGCAGGCTCCGACGGAAGGAAGATTGCCGCCGGAGCCTGCGATATTTTTGCTCTCTTGCGCCAAGGGCCACATATGGCCTGCCCCTTCATCCATCCAAGCAACCACAGTCCAAAA contains:
- a CDS encoding 4Fe-4S binding protein gives rise to the protein MKLLKSYAEKCVRCGACMAACSKAYFKEEDPGLSRIRVTDVGSMPNINVCNQCGACIEVCPTQALERDKNGVVQLKKDKCTSCMMCVGYCPTASMLFNAAKQSQPFKCIACGLCAKACPTGALEIIG
- a CDS encoding aldehyde:ferredoxin oxidoreductase; this encodes MEKMKLLAQWTYTPKPIHRGYTKEVCFVDLGNRDGNYSFKTKSLSDEFVERFTGGRGFGLGLLWDAVNENTKWDDPENEIIISGGPLCGITQYPGAGKCYSVFLSPATKQTYASNAGGYFGPLIKFSGFDSFELRGIADRNVIIFVDGDLGKVEIYESPFDDKSNSYTITDELHEYFSAEDEDRENGKRAISVVSTGQAAHHSYICGMNFSFYDLRRKVARLKQAGRGGGGTVLRHKGVHAIVVKKRKVTGVENDPADLATLQKVGIKLHKEIHDYDDVQCKMRKVGTAHLNEVMNDYHLLPVNNYKFGQHPDINNIHSDVYTSLFTQGLPDGCWYGCSLSCAKAADHFELKTGPWKGRKVTVDGPEYETAASLGSVIGIFDPKWTIEANFYADHYGFDTISLGTIIAFLAECYELGLINEEHTGGLKLNFGNKDHMMELIHRMAEGKDEFAVAASRGIRYLKDFLSEKYGADRKVMEDIGMEGQGLEVSQYRCQESIAQWGGYFLTLKGPQHDEAWLIFMDMVNKQLPTFEDKAEALYYFPNFRLWFSLVGLCKLPWNDIEPADNHIKYKGIEAAKVPEHVQNYVDIFNAVTGKNITKEDIITQSERVYNFERVFNLRMGKGTREWHNIPARGLGPVFEDEYMARPDYFDDKLREAGINPEGLSVKEKIEKLQAHRRGQWEQLVDAVYKRRGWNRNGIPTLETVKRLGIDTPEVVEVLKKHLRPEDEWGN
- the thiS gene encoding sulfur carrier protein ThiS, translating into MDRFITVNGDKHPWREGMTVQDLLDEKRYTFRMLSVWINEKPVERDRFASTTIPEGAKVQVVHMISGG